One stretch of Trichocoleus sp. DNA includes these proteins:
- the rppA gene encoding two-component system response regulator RppA: MRVLLVEDEPDLGTAIKWALKQEKYIVDWAQDGKEGWSYLESQWTQYSAAIVDWLLPGMTGIELCQQIRKSQRALPILMLTARDRVEDKIAGLDAGADDYLVKPFDTEELLARLRALQRRSPLLQSQQIQLGNVLLDYSNRIVYHRNAEGNLETIVLTNKEFHVLEYFMSHPQQIVTSEQLLYQVWEAGAEVASNVVAAQIRLLRRKLADKGCQDLIETVPSMGYRINPKYA; the protein is encoded by the coding sequence ATGAGAGTGCTGTTGGTCGAAGACGAGCCAGATTTAGGGACTGCAATTAAGTGGGCACTGAAGCAAGAAAAATACATTGTGGATTGGGCACAGGATGGCAAAGAAGGCTGGAGCTATCTTGAAAGCCAGTGGACCCAATATAGTGCTGCGATCGTAGACTGGCTCCTTCCAGGCATGACCGGCATTGAACTCTGTCAGCAAATCAGAAAATCTCAGCGAGCCTTACCAATTCTCATGTTGACAGCCCGCGATCGAGTCGAAGACAAAATTGCCGGACTGGATGCAGGCGCAGATGATTATCTCGTTAAACCTTTTGATACAGAAGAACTCTTAGCTCGGTTGCGTGCCTTGCAACGTCGATCGCCCCTCCTTCAATCACAACAAATTCAACTGGGTAACGTGCTGCTCGATTACAGCAATCGCATTGTATACCACCGAAACGCAGAAGGGAATCTTGAAACCATTGTTCTAACCAACAAAGAATTCCACGTACTGGAATACTTCATGAGCCATCCCCAGCAAATTGTTACCAGTGAACAGTTGCTCTATCAGGTTTGGGAAGCGGGAGCAGAAGTTGCGAGCAATGTCGTTGCTGCTCAGATTCGATTATTGCGGCGTAAGTTAGCAGATAAGGGCTGTCAGGATTTGATTGAAACCGTACCGAGCATGGGCTACCGTATTAACCCCAAATATGCATAG
- a CDS encoding class I SAM-dependent methyltransferase translates to MAFTQVQNRSVFEKAKRVAKRLIEAVTGEISLGKNFGLENRIYDYIESVSIREPDVLKQLREETAAMPMGAMQVTPIQGQFLALMAQVVQAKKVLEIGVFTGYSSLAVALALPEDSKIVACDVNEDFTQMAQRYWQKAGVAHKIDFRLAPALDTIDELLQSGQAGTFDFIFIDADKENHPNYYEKAVELLRQGGLIVIDNAIWGGKVASAKYQDGETRAIRALNKRLYYDDRISLSFLPFADGVVLVTKR, encoded by the coding sequence ATGGCTTTCACCCAGGTACAGAATCGCAGTGTATTTGAAAAAGCAAAGCGTGTCGCTAAGCGACTAATTGAAGCAGTCACAGGTGAAATTTCACTCGGCAAGAATTTCGGGCTAGAGAACCGAATTTATGATTACATCGAGTCTGTTTCAATCCGTGAGCCAGATGTGCTGAAACAACTGCGCGAAGAAACAGCAGCAATGCCTATGGGTGCAATGCAAGTTACCCCGATCCAGGGGCAATTCCTGGCGTTGATGGCTCAAGTGGTTCAGGCAAAAAAAGTCTTAGAAATTGGTGTCTTTACAGGCTATAGCTCGCTTGCCGTGGCTCTCGCGCTTCCTGAAGATAGTAAAATTGTTGCCTGTGATGTCAACGAAGACTTTACTCAGATGGCACAACGCTACTGGCAAAAAGCAGGTGTGGCTCACAAAATCGACTTCAGACTCGCACCAGCGCTAGACACGATCGATGAGCTACTGCAGTCGGGTCAGGCGGGCACATTCGATTTCATTTTCATCGATGCAGATAAGGAAAACCATCCTAATTACTATGAAAAAGCCGTTGAGCTGCTGCGGCAGGGCGGCTTGATCGTCATTGATAATGCGATTTGGGGTGGCAAAGTAGCAAGCGCAAAATATCAAGATGGCGAAACTCGCGCCATTCGCGCCCTCAACAAGCGGCTCTACTACGACGATCGGATTTCGCTCAGCTTCCTTCCCTTTGCGGATGGTGTGGTGCTGGTAACAAAGCGGTAA
- the rppB gene encoding two-component system sensor histidine kinase RppB produces the protein MHSKPFRLTRLRLATWYTSVMTLILILSGIAIDRLLVHARWLHLDGEMQRLASTLENEVETGLVQSGQIDPSFIRPQPEDELAQLLLIELCKQNVSCPPAIREKVDRLDVNQTVDDWGSREYCVRFLDPNKNQILTMALPYFNSECHQEGFWKQGHYWQGKHYHKASYPLHTKTRQDWGLMQIAQPLDDLDSYLVWIEIGLGGVVVLAIGLVGCSSWWLAGLVIQPMRQSYEQMQQFTADAAHELRTPVAAMRAMVQTALRAEDLSAQEAQETLQIVNRQSYRLSSLVQDLLTLCQIDQQTAVAPFTLCCLDIIVKERVEELMALAMANDVTLAVELHSSPLYMVGSADQIGRAVANLISNAIQYTPLGGNVLVKLTSEHGQALIQVIDTGIGISPTDQARIFDRFYRVNQERSRHRGSSGLGLAITQVLVQSHGGTVQVQSELGKGSTFSLRLPLLAQQSVDRYKISSPN, from the coding sequence ATGCATAGCAAACCATTTCGCCTGACTCGCCTGCGTTTGGCTACCTGGTATACCAGTGTAATGACACTGATCCTGATTCTGTCAGGCATTGCGATCGATCGATTGCTGGTTCATGCCCGCTGGCTTCACTTAGATGGTGAAATGCAAAGACTTGCATCAACGCTGGAGAACGAGGTTGAGACAGGTCTTGTCCAAAGTGGACAGATTGATCCATCATTCATTCGGCCTCAACCAGAAGATGAACTGGCTCAACTCTTACTCATTGAACTTTGTAAACAGAATGTTAGTTGCCCTCCTGCCATTCGGGAAAAGGTCGATCGCCTGGATGTTAATCAAACTGTTGATGATTGGGGCAGCCGAGAATACTGCGTCCGGTTTCTCGATCCAAACAAAAATCAGATTCTAACGATGGCGTTGCCCTATTTCAACTCAGAGTGCCATCAAGAGGGGTTTTGGAAGCAAGGTCACTATTGGCAGGGTAAGCACTATCACAAGGCAAGCTATCCCCTGCATACCAAGACTCGACAAGATTGGGGATTGATGCAAATTGCTCAACCACTGGATGACCTGGATAGCTACCTGGTATGGATTGAGATCGGTTTGGGCGGAGTGGTGGTTTTGGCGATCGGGCTGGTGGGCTGCTCCAGTTGGTGGTTAGCGGGTTTGGTGATTCAGCCGATGCGTCAGTCTTATGAACAAATGCAGCAATTTACCGCTGATGCTGCTCATGAGTTGCGAACCCCAGTTGCGGCAATGCGGGCAATGGTTCAAACTGCTTTACGAGCCGAAGATCTCTCTGCACAAGAGGCTCAAGAAACCCTACAAATCGTGAATCGTCAGAGTTATCGGCTATCTAGCTTAGTTCAGGATCTCCTGACGCTCTGTCAGATTGATCAGCAAACTGCTGTTGCCCCCTTTACGCTCTGCTGTCTGGATATCATTGTCAAAGAGCGAGTTGAGGAGTTGATGGCGCTGGCGATGGCAAATGATGTCACGCTTGCGGTTGAGCTTCATTCTTCGCCGCTCTACATGGTGGGTAGCGCAGATCAGATCGGTCGGGCGGTCGCCAATCTCATTAGCAATGCCATTCAATATACGCCGCTGGGCGGGAATGTGCTCGTTAAGCTCACCTCCGAGCATGGACAGGCACTCATTCAGGTCATTGATACCGGAATTGGTATCTCTCCGACCGATCAAGCCAGGATTTTCGATCGCTTTTATCGTGTTAACCAGGAACGATCGCGGCATCGAGGCAGTTCAGGATTAGGATTAGCCATTACTCAGGTGCTCGTTCAGTCTCACGGTGGAACTGTGCAGGTGCAGAGTGAGCTTGGCAAAGGCAGCACATTTAGTTTGCGACTACCGCTTCTGGCACAGCAATCTGTCGATCGCTACAAAATCAGTTCACCGAATTAG
- a CDS encoding DedA family protein, producing the protein MQIGYFGILVLMVFSPVPPEVFVPMAGFMVAQGKLNFFYVVLAAVAGFVVSVLPWYLAGRYLGKQGLNKLVDRRYRWLNISQDKLQKANRWFYRYRGQAIILSLLVPGFRNVMSVPAGLSGMSLVTFLSYTGAGATVWLALLTYAGYVLGDRYELIDDYLSASAPAIGILLVVAVSVWGVKRYLRHKASSYSD; encoded by the coding sequence ATGCAAATTGGTTACTTCGGAATTCTGGTATTAATGGTGTTTTCGCCTGTCCCACCTGAGGTTTTTGTGCCGATGGCAGGATTCATGGTCGCCCAGGGGAAGCTGAACTTTTTTTATGTTGTTTTAGCTGCGGTTGCCGGATTTGTAGTTAGCGTTTTGCCCTGGTATTTAGCGGGTCGGTATCTGGGAAAGCAGGGGTTGAACAAGTTGGTCGATCGCCGCTATCGGTGGCTAAACATTTCTCAAGACAAGCTGCAAAAGGCAAATCGCTGGTTTTATCGCTATCGGGGACAGGCAATTATCCTGTCTTTGTTGGTTCCTGGGTTTCGCAATGTGATGTCAGTCCCAGCCGGGTTAAGCGGTATGTCCCTGGTAACATTCTTGTCGTACACCGGGGCAGGAGCAACCGTTTGGCTGGCTCTGTTAACTTATGCAGGTTATGTTCTGGGAGACCGCTATGAGCTTATTGATGACTATCTCAGTGCATCGGCTCCAGCGATCGGCATATTGCTGGTTGTTGCGGTTTCAGTTTGGGGTGTAAAACGCTATCTCAGGCATAAAGCTTCTTCCTATTCAGACTAA